From the Oscillatoria salina IIICB1 genome, the window GTCGGGAGTCGTCACGCAAGATAGTTGTCAACACCTATCCAATGAGGAGAATTAGGTTCACCAAACAAAATCAAGGAAGAACTTAGTTGGGAAATTACTCTAGTAGTTACGTCACTAACCGCTAATCCCGCCACAGTCCGACGACGGAGCGATCGCAAAATTACGAGATCGAATGAACGAGCGGCTTTAAGAATTGCCTCAGCAGGCTCGTCACTGCGAATAGTTTTGATGATTAAATCTACTTGGGGGTGACTTTGACTAAGAATTTCAGCAAGTTCTGACTCAAATATGTAGATTTGTTCAGCAGTCATCGCGCGAGAGCCGACGTGCAAACAGGTAATTTGGGCTTTGTTAGTATCGGCGAATAATTGAGCAAACCTAATTGTTCTTAAGGTTTGAGGGGTAATATTTTTGACAGGGACTAAAATTTGGCGAATGTTAATTGGTTCTTCTAGCAGTCGCATTACTGCTACTGGACAATGAGCAGACCAAAAGACGCTATTAATGACATTACCAAACAAACGAGCTTGTAAGCTGGTTGTCGGACTCCAACCCATCACAATTAAACTCGCGTCTTGTTCTTTGCCAGCACGACTGATACCATAAGAAACATCGTCATCAACTCGGACGATTGTTTTCGCTTTAACTTGAAACTCCTCAGCTACAGCCGTTGCGCGTTCTAAAAGACGTTGACTTTTAGCGATCTCTAGTTCCAATTCTGGTTCATCCATGTGAACATGAGCTTTAGCGATCGATAAGGGTACGACCATTCCTGACTCATGACGCGCTAACCTTGCACCCATTTCTACTAAATACCTTTCTGTGTGGGGATTAGAAACTGGTACCAAGACGGTAAAAGGAGGATTAGAGGAAGTAGGTTGATTGGTGTGGGTAGGGACAGTACGCGGGACTACAGCCAAATCTGTGCTATCAGCGATCGCTAATGTTGAATTTTGCTTCTCTAAATTAAATTCAATGTCGCGAGAAGAAATACTAGATTCGACATCGTTTGTAACTCCCCACATAGCCGTTTTGCTGTCTAATTTTGTTTTTGGTAGCGGTAATTTTCTCGCAAAACGAGCTGTCAAAACTGGTCCGAGAATTGCTGTCACCAACATCAAAACAATTACAGTATTGAACACAGAATCCGGAATCAAGCCAGCATTTAAACCTACCAAAGCGGCTGCTAAAGTTGCTGCTACTTGTGGTAAAGACAAAGACCACATTGTCATCGTTTCGTTCCAGTTATAACCGAAGCATTGTTTAGTAATAAAAGCAGCTAAAAATTTGCAACTAATTAACACTCCCACAATTGCCCCAGTTAATAACAATTCTGTTGTCAAAGTATTAACAAAACCAGAAACATTTAGCAGCAATCCCATATCAACAAAGAAAAAGGGAATAAATAAAGTGCTGCCAACAAACTCAATTTTTTCTTCTACTGGAGAGCCTCCGACTACATCATTCACTGCTAAACCAGCTAAAAAGGCACCGACAATTTTATCAACATTTATTATTTGCGCTCCTACAGATGCTAAAAATACTGCTAAGAGAACAAACAAAAATTGATTGCTTTCTTCGTCTCCCGTGCGGCGAAAATATTCTTTTCCAGCCCAACCAAAACCAAATAACACAATAACTGAGTAAATTGCTAAAGCTCCTAGTTGGCTAACTAAACTAACAGCAGAAAAATCACCGGCATGAATAGAAACACAGATTGCTAGAATGAGCAAAGCGGAAATATCAGTGAAAATTGTGGCGCCAATACTAACAGTTACTGCTTCGTTATTTGTTACTCCTAAACGGTTAACGATTGGATAACCTAAAAGGGTATGGGAAGCAAGTAATGAACCAATTAAAATCGAAGCATTCCAGCCCATTCCCAATGCTAAACCAACGCTGGCACCACCGATTAAAGGAATTATAAACGTAGCAAAACCAAAAGTCAAAGAACGATTTTTAGTTTTGCGAAATTCTGCTAAATCTATTTCTAATCCTGCGACAAACATGAGATAAATTTTCCCAATGTCTGAAAGCAATTTCATGGTTTCTGATTCAGCACTGAGCAATCCTAAACCGTCAGGTCCCAAACAAACTCCAGCAACCAATAAACCTACCAATCCTGGTAATCGAAGACGTTCAAAAATAGGCGGGAGTATCAAAATAACTAAAAGCAGGATTGTGAAACCGACAATTGGACTATCTGGCAGCCACTTAAGTATTTGTTCCATTGCGATAAACTTCAGTTTTTAGGGAGCGAAAAACCATAAATATTATTGATTTTTTTGTTCGTTTTTTGTTGTTCGCGGCTATTTTTAAACCTCTTAATTACCTGACGAACAGGTTGAGGAGACTTAGCAGAGCATTAATATTAGTAAAGGCTTGACTAATCCCGAAAAAAATTAGTAAGCCAACTAAGAACAAATAAAGTTTTTGAGACTTGAAAATTAGCCAAAATTTGTTTTCACAATTATTGCTGAGAAGATAGTGAGATTAAAATTAGCGATCGCGATAGTTGGGCGATCGCTTTTTTAGCTATTTATTTCGCGATATCTGCTTCCTCAAAAGATTCCAAAACATCTTCTTCCTCTGTTGTATTTTTCAATGCCAATCTTAAGAAAGGAGGTGCCAAGAAAGTTGTCAGAATGACCATGATAATAATTGCGGCTTCCAAAGGTTTACTAAGTACACCACTCGCCGAACCAATCCCAGCAAAAACCAGTCCAACTTCACCTCTAGGAATCATTCCTACACCAATTGCTAAACGATTAATTGGTGTTTTACCTGTAACTGACCAACCTGTAATTACCTTACCAATAATTGCGACAACAAGCAGAAAAGCCGCAATTACTAATCCTTGTCTATTAGTGGGAATCGCTGGATTGAGAACACCTAAATCAGCTTTTGCGCCCACACTCACAAAGAAAATTGGAACTAAGATATCAGCGATGGGAATTACCTGTTTATCAAGTTCTTTGCGCTTATCAGTTTCATCAAGAACTAAACCAGCAGCGAAGGCGCCCAGAATTGCTTCCAGATGAATTGCATTAGCGAGAAATGCCATTAAGAAAGCAAAGGTAAAAGCAGGAATAACTAAATTTCCGCGTGTTTGTAATCTTTCAGCGATCGCGACAAAAGATTTGTTGAAAAATTTCCCCAGAAAAATCGAACCGAGGAGAAAAACACTGGCACTTGTCATCAAATAAATCAAGTTGACAATATCAACTTCGCCAGTTTTGGCTAAACTTGCTACTACTGCCAAAACGATAATTCCCAAGACATCATCAATCACTGCGGCGCCAACAATAATTTGACCTTCTCTTGACTTGAGATAGCCTAATTCAGAGAGAACTTTGGAAGTAATTCCAATGCTGGTAGCAGTTAAAGCTGCACCTGCAAAAATAGCAGGAATTGCCGGAACATTAAAAAAGAACATTAAACCAATAGTTCCCGCAGCAAAAGGCGCAACTACACCAACTACAGCGACAACTGCTGCTTGATAGCCGACTTTTTGCAATTCCCGCAAGTCTGACTCTAAACCAATTTCAAACAGCAGAATAATTACGCCTAATTCCGCCAAAACCGAAATTACTTCGCTTTGCGTTTCAAAAATACTGCTGACAGATTCAGGACTTAAATTGCCGATCGCCTGGAGAACTGTCATAATAACTGAGTCGCTAGCTTCGGCACCAACTTCGGGAAACATTAGCAGATGCAAGGCGGAAACACCGACAATTACACCAGCGACTAATTCGCCTAAGACTGGAGGTAAATCTAGCGCTTTTGATAACTCGCCACCGAGTTTACTAGCAACATAAATCACAACTAAACTTAGTAGCACTCCGGTTAAAATCATCGGCGAATTTCCCGGATCGGTTGCCGTTGCTAGTAAAGGATTGGTAAGGTTTTGCCAAGCTAGAGAAGTCATGCTCATTTCTCTTTTTCTCCTGTGTGAATGTTTGGTTTTTGAGCGAAATTAATCAATGGTGGATTAGGTAAAGTTAGTTAATTAGCGATCGCGTTTTTTGCTTAAATCTTGACTTAACCCGCCAGATTTAAACTTGCCAGTTACAACACCTTTGATTCCAAATTGAGTGGTGTTTCAGTAGTATTGGTGTAGGAATCGTTAATATTCACCAAAGCTAGTGCTTGTTGTAGTGCTTCTAAACGACTGATTCCGACGTGATTTGGGGGAAGTATTGACCAAATACCTAGTTTTTCTAAGCGTTTCTTAATTTTGCCTTCAGCACCGACGATGAAGACGTGACGACCTTTATCAATGGCATCTTGAATCGTGTTTTCAATGGCGAGTGAAGAAGTTACACCTAAGATGGGAACATCACTAAGGTCTACAATGAGAACATCGTGATCGACCATTGCTGTTTGTTCGCGAGCGATCGCTTTCGCTACTCCAAAAATCATCGGACCGCTAAGGTGGAACAAGAGGACTCGATTCTCAGCGCGATCGAGCAATTGTCTTTCTTCGGGAGAAAGTAAGATTTCGTCGTCAGCATCGGTGACAGTTTTGACATCGTTAGCTTGTAGTTGGGTCAGGCGATCGATAGTTAAGATATTAGCGATAAATACTCCAACTCCAACTGCAACAATCAAATCGACGAAGACTGTGAGTAAGATTACGCTATACATAATCAATGAGCCTTTCACCGAGATTTTATGAGCGCGTTTGAGGAAACTCCAGTCGATGATGTCAATACCAACTTTGAGGGCGATACCTGCTAAAACTGCCATCGGAATTGTCGCAGTCAGAGGTGCAGCCCAAAGGACAACGATGAGTAAAACAAAGGCGCGGGTTAAGCCTGAAAGTGCGGTGCGACCACCACTTTGAATGTTAACGACGGTTCCCATTGTTGCTCCAGCACCAGCAATACCGCCGAATAATCCGGAAGCGAGGTTGCCCAGTCCTTGCCCAATTAATTCTTTGTCTGAGTTGTGATGGGTACGAGTTAAACTATCGGCAACTACGGAAGTAAGTAAGGCATCGATACAGCCCAGCATTCCGAGAACTAAGGCATCGACGAGCATGACTCGAAACTGACTGGGAGTGAAGTAAGGTAGTTGCAAACTAGGCAAACCAGCAGAAATTTCGCCGATGCGTCGAATCTCTACACCTTGGAAGAAGAATAACGATACCGCAGTACCAATAATTAAAGCGGCTAATTGGGGAGGAACGATACGCTTCCATTTAGTGGGCATTAAGACGATAATGGCTACCGCGATCGCCGCTAAAATCGTTTCGGGAAGACTAATGTTATTAATTAGTGTGGGTAAGTTTTGAATTGTCCCGATTACGCCACCTTTCGGTGATGCCTGTCCTAGAAACGGTCCAAGCTGAAGAATAATCAGGATAATGCCAATCCCGGACATGAAACCGGAAACTACTGTATAAGGCATCAAGGTGACATATTTCCCCAGCCGCAAAACTCCAAAAATAATTTGGAATACTCCCGCCATCATTACGACGGTGAATGCCATCGCCAAGCCGTTGTCGGGGTCGGCTGCTGTCAAACTAGCAATTACTGCTGTCATGATGACAGTCATTGGTCCGGTGGGCTCGGAAATTAAGGTCGGAGTACCACCGAATAAGGCAGCAAAAAAGCCCACTAATACTGCTCCCCAAAGCCCAGCCGCAGCCCCGGCTCCGGAGGCAACACCGAAGGCTAGTGCCATCGGCAGGGCGATAACTGCGGCAGTTAGTCCGCCGAAGATATCCCCTTTTAGGTTGCGAAAATGAATGCGATTAGTGAGTTGCATAAGTGAAAAAGTCGTTCAAGGTTTGCATACAAGTTGAGAAAAATATTTCGATTGCAGAGTGGAGACTCGCTCCGCTCCATTTATAGATAAAAAACTATTGTTTGCTTTTCATCTATCGTTTTTTTTCGATGTTACAATGATACAGGTCAAGCAGAAAAATTGTAATTTTTTTTTGCTAATGATTACTAGTCCCAAACATAATTTAAGCTTATGAGAGGTAGAAAGTTGATGAGCGCAACCTTA encodes:
- a CDS encoding cation:proton antiporter domain-containing protein, translated to MEQILKWLPDSPIVGFTILLLVILILPPIFERLRLPGLVGLLVAGVCLGPDGLGLLSAESETMKLLSDIGKIYLMFVAGLEIDLAEFRKTKNRSLTFGFATFIIPLIGGASVGLALGMGWNASILIGSLLASHTLLGYPIVNRLGVTNNEAVTVSIGATIFTDISALLILAICVSIHAGDFSAVSLVSQLGALAIYSVIVLFGFGWAGKEYFRRTGDEESNQFLFVLLAVFLASVGAQIINVDKIVGAFLAGLAVNDVVGGSPVEEKIEFVGSTLFIPFFFVDMGLLLNVSGFVNTLTTELLLTGAIVGVLISCKFLAAFITKQCFGYNWNETMTMWSLSLPQVAATLAAALVGLNAGLIPDSVFNTVIVLMLVTAILGPVLTARFARKLPLPKTKLDSKTAMWGVTNDVESSISSRDIEFNLEKQNSTLAIADSTDLAVVPRTVPTHTNQPTSSNPPFTVLVPVSNPHTERYLVEMGARLARHESGMVVPLSIAKAHVHMDEPELELEIAKSQRLLERATAVAEEFQVKAKTIVRVDDDVSYGISRAGKEQDASLIVMGWSPTTSLQARLFGNVINSVFWSAHCPVAVMRLLEEPINIRQILVPVKNITPQTLRTIRFAQLFADTNKAQITCLHVGSRAMTAEQIYIFESELAEILSQSHPQVDLIIKTIRSDEPAEAILKAARSFDLVILRSLRRRTVAGLAVSDVTTRVISQLSSSLILFGEPNSPHWIGVDNYLA
- the bicA gene encoding bicarbonate transporter BicA; translated protein: MQLTNRIHFRNLKGDIFGGLTAAVIALPMALAFGVASGAGAAAGLWGAVLVGFFAALFGGTPTLISEPTGPMTVIMTAVIASLTAADPDNGLAMAFTVVMMAGVFQIIFGVLRLGKYVTLMPYTVVSGFMSGIGIILIILQLGPFLGQASPKGGVIGTIQNLPTLINNISLPETILAAIAVAIIVLMPTKWKRIVPPQLAALIIGTAVSLFFFQGVEIRRIGEISAGLPSLQLPYFTPSQFRVMLVDALVLGMLGCIDALLTSVVADSLTRTHHNSDKELIGQGLGNLASGLFGGIAGAGATMGTVVNIQSGGRTALSGLTRAFVLLIVVLWAAPLTATIPMAVLAGIALKVGIDIIDWSFLKRAHKISVKGSLIMYSVILLTVFVDLIVAVGVGVFIANILTIDRLTQLQANDVKTVTDADDEILLSPEERQLLDRAENRVLLFHLSGPMIFGVAKAIAREQTAMVDHDVLIVDLSDVPILGVTSSLAIENTIQDAIDKGRHVFIVGAEGKIKKRLEKLGIWSILPPNHVGISRLEALQQALALVNINDSYTNTTETPLNLESKVL
- a CDS encoding cation:proton antiporter, producing the protein MSMTSLAWQNLTNPLLATATDPGNSPMILTGVLLSLVVIYVASKLGGELSKALDLPPVLGELVAGVIVGVSALHLLMFPEVGAEASDSVIMTVLQAIGNLSPESVSSIFETQSEVISVLAELGVIILLFEIGLESDLRELQKVGYQAAVVAVVGVVAPFAAGTIGLMFFFNVPAIPAIFAGAALTATSIGITSKVLSELGYLKSREGQIIVGAAVIDDVLGIIVLAVVASLAKTGEVDIVNLIYLMTSASVFLLGSIFLGKFFNKSFVAIAERLQTRGNLVIPAFTFAFLMAFLANAIHLEAILGAFAAGLVLDETDKRKELDKQVIPIADILVPIFFVSVGAKADLGVLNPAIPTNRQGLVIAAFLLVVAIIGKVITGWSVTGKTPINRLAIGVGMIPRGEVGLVFAGIGSASGVLSKPLEAAIIIMVILTTFLAPPFLRLALKNTTEEEDVLESFEEADIAK